CTTCAATTTCTTTTTCAGGGTTTTGAATAGCTGCGTTGTTTTTTAACTCATTTATTCTTCTGTTCAAAATCTGAAGCGTCGACTGTTCATCTCCACTTAGTTCTTCATTTTGAATTTTTGCTACCAAATCTGCTCTTTTAACTCTATCTCCTTCATCTGCAAAGTAGGATACATATCCTGCAGATGGAGCCTTAAGCTGATATTCTTCTCTTAGGATAAGTACATCTTTTTCTATAGTATTAGATATTTCTCCCAAATCTAAAGTGTAAGTTTTAATAGTAGCCGCATTTACAACAAAGTATACATGAAAGCAAAAATACAGCATAAAACCAAATATTAAAAAATATAGTAAATTAAAACGTTTCTTTTTTGACTTTGGCATATATTTTTCACACTTTCTTATTCTTATTGATAGTTTATAGCCTAAGATGGCAAAATAAAATTCTAGTAATTAAAACTCTGAGTATTTTAAATGAATCAAGTCCTCAGTCTCATGTTTTTTTGTTCTAGTCATTAGACTTTTTATAGTTTCTTTAATGTCTTTGCCTTCGTATAAAACCTTATATATTTCAGCTGTTATAGGCATATCTATGTTTTTTTCTAGAGCTAGATTATAGGCTACCTCAGTTGCAGTTATACCTTCAACTACCATTTGTATTTCTGCTAGAGTTTCATCTAAAGTTTTACCTTGACCTATCATTATTCCAGCTCTTCTATTTCTTGAGTGCATAGAAGTACAGGTTACAATTAAATCTCCTATACCTGATAGACCTGCAAAAGTCGATATATCAGCCCCTAGAGCAACTCCTAGCCTAGCTATTTCAGCAAGTCCTCTAGTCATTATTCCAGCTTTTGTATTATCTCCATAACCTAGCCCATCTATAATTCCACTTCCAAAGGCTATGATATTTTTTAAGGATCCTCCAAGCTCAACTCCAATTACATCTGGATTTGTATAAACTCTAAAAAATTCACTGCTAAAAACATCCTGAATGTACTCAGCTGCTTCAATATTTTCAGAAGCTGCTACAACAGTCGTAGGCATTTTTACAGCAACCTCTTCTGCATGAGATGGTCCTGATAGAACCACGAAACTATTGCTTGGCAAAAGTTCTCCTACAACCTCAGATATTCTTTTATTAGTCCCTTTTTCCAAACCTTTAGATACATTTACTAAAATTACCTTTGAACTGATTTTATTTTGAAGACTCATAACAGCTGCTCTAGTAGCTTGAGAAGAGACAGCTAGCACTATTACTGATGCATCCTTAATCGCTGAGTCTAAATCTGTAAAAATATTTATCTCAGAAGGTATAATTATATCTCCTAGATATTTGCTGTTCTTATTTGTACTAATGATTTCATTTGCTTGAGATTCATTTCTAACATATAGGTTCACTTTATGTCCATTATTATTTAAAAGCAAAGCTAAGGCACTTCCCCAGCTTCCTGCTCCCATAATACAAATAGTATCCATATTATCCTCCTATTTTGTTTTCTCTCCTAATTTTCTCTCAGTTTTGTTTATGAGTCTTTTAATATTTTCTCTATGCGTAAATATAATAAACCCTGCCAAAACAATGCTAGTTATAATTGATTCTCTAGGCTGACGCGCTGAGTATAAAATAAATGGAAGCGTTGACATACCAACAATAGAGCCAAGTGATACATATCTTGTCTTCATTATAAGCGCTATCGCAAGCAAAAGCGCGATAAGTCCATAAATATGAAATAGACCAAGAAGT
This is a stretch of genomic DNA from Acetoanaerobium sticklandii. It encodes these proteins:
- a CDS encoding NAD(P)H-dependent glycerol-3-phosphate dehydrogenase, producing the protein MDTICIMGAGSWGSALALLLNNNGHKVNLYVRNESQANEIISTNKNSKYLGDIIIPSEINIFTDLDSAIKDASVIVLAVSSQATRAAVMSLQNKISSKVILVNVSKGLEKGTNKRISEVVGELLPSNSFVVLSGPSHAEEVAVKMPTTVVAASENIEAAEYIQDVFSSEFFRVYTNPDVIGVELGGSLKNIIAFGSGIIDGLGYGDNTKAGIMTRGLAEIARLGVALGADISTFAGLSGIGDLIVTCTSMHSRNRRAGIMIGQGKTLDETLAEIQMVVEGITATEVAYNLALEKNIDMPITAEIYKVLYEGKDIKETIKSLMTRTKKHETEDLIHLKYSEF